A stretch of DNA from Misgurnus anguillicaudatus chromosome 15, ASM2758022v2, whole genome shotgun sequence:
atgCTGGTGTGCAACTTGTTTTAAAAAGCTGGCGGGGAAAAGTTAACATGTActtacacacacttacacaccaaaagaaatgtaaatcCATGAAAATGAAATATGGGCTCTTTAACTTCTTCACTATTCAATCTTATTTCATGACTTTCAGAGCAACTTCAATTCCTTTACAAACTTCTAGGTGACCCCTCCTTTGGGAATTCTCAGtctatttttataaaatctaaTCATGGTGTTAgattagttcacccaaaaatgcaaAAACCCAAAAGGATATTCAGATAATCTGTTCAGACAAAATGCTGATCAGAAAGTGATATTGGTGGTGCATATTTCTATTAATTGAACTGGATGTCTGCCTGCCCGCAGTGCCTGCTAGCTGTTCTGGTGTAAAAAGCTGGGCTCTTCGCTTCCCGTATGCCTCCCAATGCCTGGAcaacttcagccagcttcttAAAAAGAATAATGTTACCCTGCCCAAGCTGCCCTCACTGTCCCCTGACCTTCTGCTGCTGTACCAGGAGCTCTCGCAAAAACCCAAACAGCGCCTCCAGAATGCTTTCCTCCGTCTCAACAACCTCAAGTCCACGTAGATCATCTCAGCAGCACACTGTAGACCTGAAGTTAGAAGCTGTAGCTAGTGGATTTAGTGCTGTAAATAGCCAGAAGATCATGCTAAAGTGCTAAAGAAATTATTTCTTATTAAGTCCTCTGCAGAAAGCCATCAAACCTCCAATTTCAGGTGAAAGACTGTGTTAGGCTGTGCTGTGTTAGGCTGTGCTGTGTTAGGCTGTGCTGTGTTAGGCTGTGCTGTATTAAGCTGTGCTGTGCTTGGGAATGTATCTCAGTCAAATCATGTTtcaaaaatagtttttagttTTCCAAGACACAATGCAAACTTTCTGTGATATAAAGTGGACAATCTAAGGGCAtgtttacacgagaacgctcgagggtgaaaacgtaaaaatattttatcggatgtgcctttcgtttacgtGGCGACGGCGTTTTGGGggcttaaaaaagcaaaaaagtgaaaccacccttcagagtggaaatcttaaaaacgatctacCGTCGCATTCTCGTCTAAagagtaaaaacgcaaaagtctgctcacggtggctctcgtcgcgtacgcatttacgtcacaggcatgcgccagttcaggaaaataacaacaaacatgtcggattatttccatacgtcgaaccttcaagttgccatagcagctctgataaatatacaagtctttccagcagttatacgaaatattcacagctagtattactgatcagagaaggcgcCAATTCCTtggaggcaaaccagacggctttggacgagacctgggagaaccaggaagaaggttgtacgcaggcacacggacttggtgttgttgtgtgtcagggCTTCACATTGCCCcctagccgcctggagtgcatactacatcgaatatcacacacttttgcgtcaccatgtgcacgcagatttccccctcaaaacgcttgtataaacgcggaataaaaagtgataacgcaacgccacttttgcggtttcttttcagatcgtttccatgtaaacgtagcctaagTACACTacttttctaaaatgtttattcCTGTAGCCAACTGTGAAGTGAGTaataaaagaaccatttttggatCCTCAGAGAACCATTTGTGAACCTTTATtcactacaaagaaccttttgtgtaatagaaaggttcttcagatattaaaggttctttatggaaccatacagccaaaaatggttcttctttgGCATTGTGTGGCACCTTTATTTTGAGTGTATTGAATAATGAGTGTCTGATTTTTCagtgatacatttttttttttgttttcagaATCCACTCATGTAAATCCAGCGCTAAAAGTGGAGGACATAGAGGATGGAGAATTGATGGTTCCTCAAATCATTGTGGCCCCAGAGTCAGAGTCAATGACCCTCACTGTTCCCCAACAAAATCTGACTCCACGCAGGTCAGAGTTTTAATGTCAGATCTTTTACTTGAATAAAAAGATTTGTAAAAAATTCACTAAAATCGTTTTTTGTCTCCATCACAGCAAAGCTGTGGACTTAGAGTAAGCTGTTCTTCATTTATAAATTGTTAGTCCTACCCTGTTGGAAAATTTGACTTAAACTGCACTCTTAAATAAAGAGGTGCTTAACGGTGCCTTTAGAAGATAAACAATGTttggctgaatggttctttgaggaaccagaaacggttcttctatctataaccccattcacacagatctttggtcccagaaaatacccgtaaaaattgccagacaagcgtctgtgtgaacgcaaacatgtCCTGTACATCTTCTGAGATcattgccggaaagaggacatAGTACACagaaaaccctctgtgtgaaaaAAAAGgccgaaacaatgccgtaatgggagtgtcgtagtgaggacgtgtgcgtcatcacaacaaaagttatggtttagCGCTTTAAAACGAGAGATTTTCATGCATATCAACACAACGAGAAATGTCGCAAACTaaattgaagcagttatcaggaaatgataaataagaagcataaacaatgacgcgtaacatgaagttggttcaactctttaaaatgagggatttacaacattcacgacgagaaatgtcagcaaactggactgaagcagatatcaggtaagttagctcgtcacttactgtgttgaaacggagatcattcagcagcataaagaATATCGCGCCATGTGCTCattgagcttataataaacaaaaatgcctgcgcgtcatcccaacaagatatagtGTTCAGCTTCTCAAAACgaaggttttaaatgcatataaacaatcacaatgaggaatgtctgcaaactgtattaaagcagagatcagggagctcgtccactctgaagctgagatcattcaccagcattagaacggTGCGTAACAagctcctttatagtcttatcataaacaaaaatgcacgcaagGTGGTTTCTGGacagagaaataataaataatatgcaaacttcagacgccaCGTAGAagaaagtgcaggactttatacaggtcacgtgtctttctgggaccttgcagatgccggcaaatcattggcagtgtgaatgaacaaaaaattaaACGATCTGGgaaaatccaggatgcattttccgtATATTTttcggaatgtctgtgtgaaaaaggCTTATGACATCGcagccttttaagcacctttattttaaggGTTTTGGTCTAACAGGCATCCGGTGGTCATGCTGGTTTTTGGAACATGGTCTCATGTTGACCTGCCATTGACAAGCCTGAACCAGCTGCGCTTCAAAACAGCTACCagtttaaactaaattttccATCAgggttaaaggggtcatattatgagattttttaaaatatgtaaaataagtctttggtgtccccagagtgcatatgtgaagttttagctcaaaatactccacatataatttattataacatgttaaaaatgccactttgtaggtgtgagcaaaaatgtgccgtttttgcgtgtgtcctttaaaatgcaaattagctgaatgcaaacactgatcgccataatggtagtttattgaaattgaaactcaattgtgcaaaatctgaatgacctgtttttcaaatgcttgcagagtataactaagttactgggtttttctttatcacgttttctaggttaacagatgcactggggacccaattatagcacttaaacatggaaaaagtcagatatgTCCCCTTAAAGATGTAGGATCCCTGTAGTTACCCCATTGTTTAACTGTAATAAGACAGTACCTTTTACATCTTGTCCTTCAGAAAGATTCCCCAATCTGTTGGTGATGATGATGCAAGTCTGAAGGAGGATGTGAGTCAGACTGTTGCCCTCCGTGTGGATGAGTAAGTCAAGAGCTGGTATATTAGTTAACTTTATCATTCAAAAGGATCAATGCTTCTATTCTTCACTGTGACATGGTGTCATTTTCTTAAGAGAACTCGAGCGGCCCATGTCTGCAGCCAGTCAAAAAAGTATAGTGGTGAATGAGCGTCTGCAGGAGCTGGTCAAGCTGTTTAAAGAGCGAGCGGACCGTGCGAAAGACAAACTGATCGACCCGGATGAGTCCGATCACGAGAGCCCATCAGCATGTGAGTACAACATTCATCCTGATCgtgagtgtgtatgtgtttaGGTCTATTTGTTTTTCTCAGGTGGTAAACCTGTTTAAAAACGATCATTATTTTTGCAATTTTGACACATTCATCATTTAACTCAATGATATAATATTTGAACCTCAGCTCCAGCCAAAAAGGCAGATGAAGCCCCACCTCCACCACCTCCTGAGGAAAAGAAAGATGAAGGTGCAGAAGAGGAGAAAGTAGAGGAGGCGCAATTCTATGAGTTTATGGGTCACAATTTTAAAGTTCCCCAGTTCAGAATGCCTCAGATTCCTGATTGGCTCAGAGTCATACTGGAGTACCGCTTCCCATCCAGCATTGACCAATACACAGGTGAGATCACAGTCAGTCACTTCTAAGTACAACGTTGCACCTTTAAGATGCTGATGCAAAGACAACTCACAACTAGTTTTGCTCTGACTGTATGATTAATGTGTTTATCTGATCATTCTTTCTGTAGATCTGATCTATGTCGTTTGGCTTTTCTTTGTGACGTTCGCTTGGAATTGGAATGTGTGGCTCATCCCTGTGCGCTGGGCTTTCCCGTACCAGACACCTGACAACCTCCACTGGTGGCTTTTcatggattacttctgtgacaCTATTTACGTTCTGGACATCCTGGTGTTTCAGCCCAGACTGCAGTTTGTGAGAGCAGGGGATGTTGTGGTGAGGTCATTAGTGAACTACATATTTACAGCACACTtagaaataaagaaatatatgaTGATGTGGAGGTTAATTCTCCTCAAGTTTAGCTGGGATATAACATCCACATCAACTGACAGGTGTCTTAGTAATTCATAATTTATTGACATAATCCACTAATGTTTAATAGCCAGAATTTGTTCAAATGTATTTTGCCTGTTCAATTTATTGTTTCAatgttttagttgtaaatatgCATGTGTGCTTATCTTTAAAACCAAGCAGAGTGTATTTACTTGTGaagcaaaaacagttttttaagtTTATGCTCAAAACAAGAAAAACATATGCCAATGGAGAAGGAAAATAatcttgttttttcttttcaagTAGATTATCTCACTCAGTTGGCAAACAGCTTTTGTTAGATTTTTCAGAAAGCAAaacatgaaatattttatcgttttgctttttaagttaaaatatgtgtttgaagaatgtttagataatggaaataacaaaaataagcatttttttataaataaatgtgcttaactcattcccccgccagccattttttttaggttgcccgccagcattttttgtgtttttcacaaaagttcaacagaatgccttccagaaaaaatttcttctaaaaaatataaacatacaaatatatccataaaagaacagaccctctcctttcaaacaaataataaacaaacaaaacgagaaaaaaacgtttcatcctatctatattttgtTCTCTGCCTTTAaactcttaaaggaaaacaccacagtttttcaatattttactatgttttacctcaacttagatgaattaatacatacctatcttttttttcaatgcgtgcacatctttgtacagcgcttcatgaatgtgttagcatttagccaagAGACAtttattcctatggctccaaacaaaagttttattttgtgccaccatacttactcgtgtgactactcatgtaacagtctttaaattgggaaaacatggaagtgtttggtggcttataaattcatccctgtttggagccataggaatgaatggggctaggctaaatgctaacatatttacaacgcactgtacaaagattaagtgcacgcattgaaaaaaaattgatttgtctaagttgaggtaaggacatagtaaaatattgaaaaactgtggtgttttcctttaaatatgggtatttttatttaaaaaaatatactttttttagcaaaaagctgaaataattggattttttggaaggaattttgttagagaacAGAATCAAACAATTATCAAACCATACACAGAGATTAAAATTAGTgaataattttattgtttttataaattgggtaagtgtgcTTTTTAGTGGATAATCGAGGTATTACAGGTATTAACCATAAAACTTCATCAGTTacacgttttttatgcaaatgttttctcttaattgacaaggtaacttgtcaatggcggggaaatagttaatttatatttttttgtactttaatagcattactaaaatgttaaatgacatgttattttgttaatgtctattaatagttttttttctgttttgtttgcttTAGTGTGACAAAAAGGACATGAGAGAGCACTACATGCAAACTGAACGATTTAAGGTGAATTTTTAGTTCATGCTAGCATTTTTTTATCTTGCAGGGATCGTTctctcaaaaatgtaaattctgtcataatttactcatcctcaagttgttttaaacctgtattgaTTTCTCTGTTCTGCctaacacaaaggaagatatttggagacatgtttgtaaccaaaccatttttgagcaccattgacttctatagtagtattttttcctaccatgggagtcaatggtgcttctgttttctGCTTCATTGCAAATATCTTCCTTGGTGTTCGGCAAAACATAggcatttatacaggtttgtaactaAATAAGGGTGAGCAAATAATACGGTTCTCATTTTTGGGGGAACTATCCCTCTAAGGCACTGACTGAACATATAACATTAGTGTGTTATTTAAAGAGATTTCTATGCtgattgtttttatattttctctGTTTGTTTCAGATGGATGTGATCAGTCTCTTTCCTCTGGATTTCCTGTATGTCTTCACAGGTGTCAAATCAGTCCTGCGTTTTCCTCGCCTTCTTAAGGTGAGAtctgtcacaaacacacacatttattcaaATTTACTCTGTGATTAAATGTACACTTTCCATCTTTATATTGCAGTACCATGCATTCTTTGAGTTTAATGATCGTCTGGAAGCTGTGATGAGCAAAGCTTATATTTATAGGTAAGACCACAGATCACCACCAGAGGACACCATATCACACAGTAACTTTCTCTTAAAGAAACAGtgcacctgaaatctgtcattatttacttagcATACTTTTAAACTTGTATGATTGTCTTCTGTTTACCTGAAAATGTGATATTCGGCAGATTGTCACTGTTCTTACCAGTCATGTAGGCTTTGCGCTGCTTTTATCTCTTAagcataatttaaaatatagtttcatatatttatttttaaaacgtACAGTTATCTTATCTAAAAAATTTTAGATTACTTGAAAACAAGACGAAAGTTCTATCGCAAAAGCTCATAACCCTATTTCCTTTTTTGTATGATAAATACTCATACATCAGTGTTGTCCACAGAGGAAAGTCTGGATGGATTTTTAACCTACAAGTTGTATTTTGTCATCTCTTTAAAACAGCCAATTcaattttaatcattattttttgtaactttcTTGTATTTTTAATAAACTACTCTTTTCAGGGTGATCCGGACGAGCGCATACCTGCTTTATTCACTGCACTGTAATGCCTGTATTTTCTATTGGGGGTCTGATTATGAAGGTTTGGGCTCCACCAAATGGGTCTATAATGGCAAAGGAAACAGGTgatctgacatgtgtgcacttACAATACTACTTACAGTCAACAAACTTTTAgtttgtgtataatttttagtTTGTGTGCTGTAGTTATATACGCTGTTATTACTTCGCTGTGAAGACATTGATCACCATTGGAGGTTTGCCTGATCCCACAACCGTCTTTGAAATCGTATTCCAGCTTGTCAACTATTTTGTGGGAGTTTTTGCTTTCTCCATCATGATTGGTCAGGTGAGAGCTTTTACTGCATGTCCATATTTCAGCCCAAAATAAAAAGAGAGCAAAaggaaatattttgtttaaaggtgcactgtgtggATTTTAGCACaactagtggtgaggttgtgaattgcacgatgtatgtagataaaaactagataattaaaacataacaatTCATTATGTAAGATCTTTATACACTATATAGAGCTCTTTATATTAgaatatattgcatttctgtcaatagatcctcCGAAAAAAATCCTCATTATTGTGATATTTTCCATGCAGtataaatttggtgtttttcatGTGTGTGTAGATGCGAGATGTTGTCGGAGCTGCCACAGCTGGTGAGGCGTACTACAGACACTGTGTGGACAGTACTGTAAAATACATGTCCTCCTACAAGATCCCCCGTGAGGTCCAAAACCGTGTGAAAACCTGGTATGACTACACCTGGAAGTCGCAAGGCATGCTGGGTAAGCAGAAtctaattgcattttttataattGCATGTCTTAAGAAGGTGTCTGTAAAATCGGTATGTGTGCCTTCAGATGAGCAGGAGTTACTCATGCAGCTGCCTGATAAGATGCGTCTAGACATTGCTGCAGATGTCAACTACTCCATAGTCAGTAAAGTTGCACTGTTTCAGGTGAGCAACCCCTCAGGCTGTAAAATCAGCTTATTCCAGTTTGAGCCAGTCCGGCTTGTTTATAAAACTTGTTAGCTGGTCTTGCAGTGTTTAACAacttgcatttacatttattcattagcAGATACTTTTAATTCTCAATTAATCTAGCACTAAATGCACTAAAACAGCATTCAGTAAAATTCCTATagatttataaatgtaaacctTCTTTACAGTAACTATTGTGGCCAATGGGATTAAATGGATAAAGGAAACACCACTcacaaattttgttaaaaatatttatgcaatACAATTTGCTCTTGACTTTCTGAGTTTTCTCTTTGTTGCAGGGGTGTGACAGACAGATGATATTTGACATGCTAAAGAGACTGAAGTCTGTGGTTTATCTTCCAGAAGACTTTGTCTGTAAAAAGGTACAATATATAACTCTATGTAATAAGAAATAACagataaaacaatatttaattaTCTGATAACTATAAATTACTatgtgtatagacggtttcagcagtaacaacataaacaagcggctgtcacggtccgcacgtaacttccggtagactttgctaagaataaataacaacaaagttctttaaagtttatttatataacaagcaaaaaaataacacatagattaccgaggaaaccaaaacatttgttatttttgatgaggcatttgttcaagagatcagtttagcaactagtcagaccattaaaaaaacgaaaccggaagttcggatccagatgtgtatgtgcgtccgatgaaacggtctatattgCAATGCCGTAGTTgtgataatattttatttattagtcAGATGTATTTAGTCTTGTccaatacactgcaaaaattacgcTGGAATTAACtggaataaaatgtattaaattgcatttttttgcagATCCtgggacacatttctcaatacttaggtcatttttacaaaactcttcacacagttctcctaaccaactttcagcttggcacAGCAGTtcatttcaaattcaaaatgcactacaactaccaaaacactttattcaggtctcaaatCTACTCATTCTTCCAGGACACTAGCAAAGGTTGACATccgacaaacacactttgtcacccACAAAATAATGACCTAAACAACATGTGGCATTATACAATGTCTTCTTGTGTAAAACAAGGACACATCTCTGTTTATAATttactgcaatatatgttattggAATGAAACATGATGCAGAATTTgtcaatattttatgtagtttattttaatttttttgcactGCGTAATTCCAAAATACAAGAATTTGTATACACACCATCCACTGATACAGATACAATAGTAATGCTAATCTACTCTGTCTTCTCCATTTGGctgatttatagcatttaattttaagatttaaaatatatttcattaaaatattactgtagaaatGTAGCAAATTTCTGTCTTATTCAGGTTTGtattttgttattgtttaaCAGTTAtaagtttaacagttttgaaaacagtatgtaagcatgtgcaaattggcCTGTATGTATAAAGAGTTTTGGCAGTTTGAGTGAGAAAAGAATTCATGAAAATTTGGGAGATGTagtcattgaatgcattttgtgccaaagcaatAATAATTGATCCGCAGTTTATCCCACATAGCAtctgttgtgctcactgtgtgaagagttttgcaaaagtgacctaagtattgagaaatgtgtcctagcatctgtaaaaaataaactgtaatgcacccaaaaacaaacttattgTAAAACGCTAccaatataatatattttttagatattatatacatattatataagtaaggaataattgcgACGGGccattataagaaaataatccacacccaaggtgcaatgcacccagtgtgcattattttcaaataattcaaactggaccggagtcaattattcctcttataccacggttacaacaaacattgctctggtgcctatttttaagacatttcacaagttaggtgtgcggttatctgaaattaatgcatacccacgtaacatttctcagccaatcagtatACAGCactcaacagacccgtggtataattaagaaataattgatgACAAATGCACTAATGCTCACCCAAGGTAGAAATAACGAAATGaaagtcaatgacgccctctgccggttgggtataccaagatggccgcttgaactctgcgctggcttcatctatgcgcaatccagtcatttatatagatcagtggcgtttaaagaaaaacaatcaacacctgtggaacatttctcaaccaatcagaataaagcattcaacagacccatggtatcctgtattaaatacatttttttgcagtgtatgtttgaagttgactttttatttttagattctCAAAGCACACTGAGTTAAGTTCACATCAAAGAAAGTGTCTTTTATCTTTTAACGTCTGACTCTTATCCCGCTCGCTGTTGTGGTCAGGGTGAGATTGGCAGAGAGATGTACATCATCAAAGCTGGAGAGGTGCAGGTGGTAGGAGGGCCTGATGGGAAGACTGTGTTTGTGACTTTAAGAGCTGGCTCTGTGTTTGGGGAAATCAGGTGAGTAAACATTGAAGACCCAAATACTTAAATACGTACTTCAGTATACAGTGTACTGCACAGTCTGGAATATGTGGTTAGCTAGCATTGCACTGGTTACCTcaaacacatactgtatttaaAACTAACTCATGTGTTTAATCTTCTTCAGTTTGCTTGCGGGTGGTGGTGGAAACAGACGAACAGCTAATGTGAAAGCCCACGGTTTTGCTAACCTCTTCATCCTGGATAAGAAGGACCTTGCGGAGATCTTAGTGCACTACCCCGAATCTGAGAAGCTTCTGCGCAAGAAGGCCAAGTGAGGGGATTGGAGATCAAATCTGCACCTAGATCCCCCAAAATCCtttttataaacaaacacacacactaaatCTAATGTAGTGGCCTGACTGAGCTACTGTATCACACTTACAGATCTCCTTAGTACTAGAAATTGTTAGATATCTATTTCTCTGTGCATTCTGCTGTTATCCTCATATCACTCGTTCTCTgtatccttttttttttttcgtttttgtGCTTTTTATTTATCAAGGAAACAGAGGATTGGTTAAGCACCCTTGTTtaatgtgttttgtgtgtgtgtccttcCGTAGGAAAATGCTGACCAAAGACAAGAAACCTGCAGAAGAAAAGGTTAAGGATACGGGCGAGGTCATCCCTCCACGGCCAGAGACCCCTAAACTCTTCAAAGCTGCCTTGGAGGTTGCCAGAGGACAGACATTTACCAAGCTGAAGGAGACTTATAAAGGGGCATCTCTGGAGGTACTatacaaaacaaattaaaaatgtacGCTACACAAGTTTCCAAAAAATGCTGTCatgatgttaaaaaaaatgttagccATGCTATTTACAGTAGCTAGCCACGTATAAACTCTTCGACagtttaaagctgcaatctgtaaatTGCCTCTctgtcgccatctctgtttgaaaaattaaattgcaggttactttacACAACATTAATAATGCAGCACGTTTTATTAACCATGGGAGACAGTTAACCCTTAATATAAACTATAGCGCCCCCTTACAGCAACGTTAATAATGCAGTGCCTTTTATTAACCATGGTAGACGGTTAACCCTTTATATCAACTATAGCGCCCCCTTATAGCAACGTTAATAATGCAGCGCGTTTTATTAACCATGGGAGATGGTTAACACTTTATATCAACTATAGCGCCCCCTTACAGCAATGTTAATAATGCAGCGCGTTTTATAAACCTTTGGAGACGGTTAACCCTTTATATCAACTATAGCGCCCCCTTACAGCAACGTTAATAATGCAGCGCGTTTAATTAACCATGGGAGACGGCTAACCCTTTATATCAACTATAGCGCCCCCTTACAGCAACGTTAATAATGCAGTGCGTTTTATTAACCATAGGAGACGGTTAACCCTTTATATTAACTATAGCGCCCCCTTATAGCAACGTTAATAATGCATTGCGTTTTATTAACCATGGGAGATGATTAACCCTTTATATCAACTATAGCGCCCTCTAACTGCAACGTTAATAATGCAACGCATTTTATTAGCCATGGTAGACGGTTAACCCTTCATATCAACTATAGCGCCCCCTTACAGCAACGTTTATAATGCAGAGCGTTTTATTAGCCATGGTAGACAGTTAACCTTTTATATCAACTATAGCGCCCCCTTACAGCAACATTTATAATGCAGGGCGTTTTACTAACCATGGGAGACGATTAACCCTTTATATCAACTATAGCGCCCCTTACAGCAACGTTAATAATGCAGCGCATTTAATTAACCATGGGAGACAGTTAACCCTTTAAATCAACTATAGCGCCCCCTTACAGCAACATTAATAATGCAgcgtgtttttttaaccatggTAGATGGTTAAACCTTTATAGCAACTATAGCGCCCCCATACAGCAACATTTATAATGCAGAACGTTTTACTAACCATGGGAGATGATTAACCCTTTATATCAACTATAGCGCCTTCTAACTGCAAGGTTAATAATGCAACGCATTTTAATAACATTGGAAGACAGTTCACCCTTTATATTAATTATAGCGCCCCCTTACAGCAACGTTTATAATGCAGAGCATTTTATTAACCATGGGAGATGGTTAACCCTTTATATCAACTATAGCGCCCTCTAACTGCAACGTTAATAATGCAACGCTTTTTAATAACCGTGGTAGACAGTTAACGTTTTATATCAATTATAGC
This window harbors:
- the cngb1a gene encoding uncharacterized protein cngb1a isoform X10; translated protein: MFSWVVKVVPQPPAPPGKLGDEANPSATDTDVGKKQQVKEPDLAKPTEEVSEENSAQSGVLSWLSHGFSTALPQPVNTSKLVNTEAKQEDNAASSSNPSEDTTGMIGWIVQGLGKVVPQPDEKYKGHTEPEVITETAAAPAVKVDPPVYEVKDLHDAEPLPHIPVVEIVSDEEPDTANTSFSPGVIEWIKQGLEKVVPQSPVHLQAPSSSDAKVLKAASAPVTPCRQAPTPAPVSTPAPAPAPATLEPPKVVEDSKSVSKEKEINMVGWIVQGIGRMMPQPVLPPKEESSDVVQNICILQDTCDMMLEEVDSDWETQQKEQSSGQDVQAEEQVHQESTALLQVLPNIVPQVLAMQQQDDAETQTERWTPLIESIRKEAEETAIANLEERLQQERVEAARMAEDLARHAAELAVRQLEEEHTIQIISEPKDEEQDNEDQCNVDVCPAEPSPHQSEASDQMTQSPPPPKPLKTETVSPPVTTQPERVTSLPLDRDKDQETLEDGCGESTHVNPALKVEDIEDGELMVPQIIVAPESESMTLTVPQQNLTPRSKAVDLEKIPQSVGDDDASLKEDVSQTVALRVDEELERPMSAASQKSIVVNERLQELVKLFKERADRAKDKLIDPDESDHESPSASPAKKADEAPPPPPPEEKKDEGAEEEKVEEAQFYEFMGHNFKVPQFRMPQIPDWLRVILEYRFPSSIDQYTDLIYVVWLFFVTFAWNWNVWLIPVRWAFPYQTPDNLHWWLFMDYFCDTIYVLDILVFQPRLQFVRAGDVVCDKKDMREHYMQTERFKMDVISLFPLDFLYVFTGVKSVLRFPRLLKYHAFFEFNDRLEAVMSKAYIYRVIRTSAYLLYSLHCNACIFYWGSDYEGLGSTKWVYNGKGNSYIRCYYFAVKTLITIGGLPDPTTVFEIVFQLVNYFVGVFAFSIMIGQMRDVVGAATAGEAYYRHCVDSTVKYMSSYKIPREVQNRVKTWYDYTWKSQGMLDEQELLMQLPDKMRLDIAADVNYSIVSKVALFQGCDRQMIFDMLKRLKSVVYLPEDFVCKKGEIGREMYIIKAGEVQVVGGPDGKTVFVTLRAGSVFGEISLLAGGGGNRRTANVKAHGFANLFILDKKDLAEILVHYPESEKLLRKKAKKMLTKDKKPAEEKVKDTGEVIPPRPETPKLFKAALEVARGQTFTKLKETYKGASLEPSTSAYGSTATGPIPPPSPIHRRSPIPRFHVPDEDDMVSETTDSTVIIRMTPRVEGEEILSVEVSPAETVQRGEEEPGKAEEK